The Terriglobus roseus sequence GTCACCACAAGGCGTGAGTGCGATACCAGCACCACCAACACCCTGGGTGCCCCATTCACGCGCAGCCTCATCACGCGTAAGTGGGATCTCACCAAAACTAAGTCGGCCCGGCAGCGGCGTGAGGGGTTTCACGGTAAGTGAGAACCCGTCAACATCGCTCGCATCAATGAGACCGATGCTGCGGTCCAGGGCCCGTCGCTCGTCAGCCTCCGAAGCTTCACGAATCTGATGTTCGCTCCAGGGTGCATCACTGCCCGGCCCCGGACCACGCACGACCGGATCAAGCTCGATGCTCTCCTGCCCATCGAGCAGACCGATCCGCGGCGACGGTGCGAGTGCGCTAAGAAAGCTGGCAGCGGGACGTGCTTTGAGGACCGTGTTGCGGACGGTGTCTCGGACGAAGTCATGCACGAAGCTCGATTGCCGGAAGCGCACTTCGGTCTTGGCAGGATGCACGTTCACATCGACTTCGGCTGCGGGCATCTCCAGAAACAGGAGCACCACCGGGAAGGATGTGGGTGGCAGGATGTTCTTGTAGGCCTCGGTGAGTGCGTGCAGGATGAGACGGTCGCGCACCTGCCGACCGTTCACGAACACATAGATCGATCCGCGATTGAGTTTCTGTAACTCAGGCTTGGAGACAAAGCCTCGCACACGGAGATAGCCGGGCTCCGGGGCGACATAATCTTCTTCGCGACGCCACGGTGGCGGTTCGGGAAGACCGGCTCTCGTGAAGTCCATCTCTGCGGCGCAAGGCAGCATATCGCGCGAAATATCACTGCCGAGGATCTGATAAAGCCGCTCGCTTGCATCCCGCACCGCAGGCGCGATCAACAACGCGTGCGTCGCAGAATGTAACTCAAAGTGCTTCCCAGGATGCGCAAGCGCATAGTGCGTAACTAATGCGGCGACGTGCGATAACTCTGTCGGCTCGGACTTCAGGAACTTCTTGCGTGCAGGCACGTTGAAGAAGAGGTCCTTGATGGCGATTGTGGTACCGACCGGCACGCCAACATCTTCCACCTTCGTCATCTTGCCGCCATGGATTTCGATGCGCGTGCCGACTGCGTCCTCTTCGGAGCGTGTGTCTAACTCCACGCGAGCGACCGATGCGATGGATGGCAGTGCCTCGCCACGGAAGCCGAGCGTTGCGATGTGCAGCAGGTCCTCCGCGGACCGCAGCTTGCTGGTAGCGTGCCGTTCGAATGCGAGCATCGCATCGTCGCGCACCATGCCGTGGCCGTTGTCGACGATGCGGATCAGCTTGCGGCCGCCGCCTTCAACCTCGATGCGGATGCGCGTCGCGCCCGCGTCCACTGCGTTTTCCAGCAGTTCTTTCACAACGGACGCAGGCCGTTCCACCACTTCGCCCGCGGCGATCTGGTTCGCCACCTGGTCGGAGAGTACGCGGATACGGCCCATGCAGTGATTCTACGGTGCGCTGCGTCGTGGAAAAGCGGTACGTAATTCAGGGGACATACCGTTCGCCGAATCGCGCCAGAGGAATCGCGGTGCATCGTGCGGCATCCAATCGCCTATGGCAATGGAACAGATCAAGCTGGGATCACAGGGGGCCGTCGTCTCGCGCGAAGGCCTGGGCTGCATGGGCATGAGCGAGTTCTATGGCGAGCGCAACGATGAGGAGTCTGCCGCGACGCTGCTGCGCGCGCTGGACCTGGGCGTTACGTTTCTCGACACGGCCGATGTCTATGGCTTCGGCGATAACGAGGAGTTAGTCGGCAAGACGATCAAGTCGCGGCGCGATGAAGTATTTCTCGCGACCAAGTTTGCAAACCTGCGCGATAAGGCAAGGCCGGATTACTGGGGCATCAGCGGTAAGCCGGAGTATGTGAAGCAGGCCTGCGAGGCATCTCTGAAGCGGCTGGGTGTGGATCATATCGATCTCTACTACCAGCATCGCGTGGATGCGGAGACGCCGATTGAGGATACCGTCGGCGCGATGGCCGAATTAGTCAAGGAAGGCAAAGTGAAGTACCTGGGCCTGAGCGAGGCATCGGCTGCGACCATTCGGCGTGCACATAAAGTGCATCCGATCACGGCACTGCAGACGGAGTATTCGCTGTGGTCGCGCGAGGTTGAGGACGAAATTCTCCCGACGCTGCGTGAGCTTGGC is a genomic window containing:
- the mutL gene encoding DNA mismatch repair endonuclease MutL, with translation MGRIRVLSDQVANQIAAGEVVERPASVVKELLENAVDAGATRIRIEVEGGGRKLIRIVDNGHGMVRDDAMLAFERHATSKLRSAEDLLHIATLGFRGEALPSIASVARVELDTRSEEDAVGTRIEIHGGKMTKVEDVGVPVGTTIAIKDLFFNVPARKKFLKSEPTELSHVAALVTHYALAHPGKHFELHSATHALLIAPAVRDASERLYQILGSDISRDMLPCAAEMDFTRAGLPEPPPWRREEDYVAPEPGYLRVRGFVSKPELQKLNRGSIYVFVNGRQVRDRLILHALTEAYKNILPPTSFPVVLLFLEMPAAEVDVNVHPAKTEVRFRQSSFVHDFVRDTVRNTVLKARPAASFLSALAPSPRIGLLDGQESIELDPVVRGPGPGSDAPWSEHQIREASEADERRALDRSIGLIDASDVDGFSLTVKPLTPLPGRLSFGEIPLTRDEAAREWGTQGVGGAGIALTPCGDLPDAHAGTHLPAGTPARVPAAERIEDTANLAGLGGLRPLGQVQNSFILAVNEEGLWIIDQHVAHERILFEKVLRERQVERVQRQRLLMPLLIDLVPAQMANFAGMAEELNRNGFEAEPFGPRTLAVKSAPVGLEGKELELALAELLQTDDDAAQADNMETRARRIAASIACHAAVKINMPLETSKMQWLLDELGKTENPMACPHGRPIALRYSHKEIQRAFQRI
- a CDS encoding aldo/keto reductase; protein product: MEQIKLGSQGAVVSREGLGCMGMSEFYGERNDEESAATLLRALDLGVTFLDTADVYGFGDNEELVGKTIKSRRDEVFLATKFANLRDKARPDYWGISGKPEYVKQACEASLKRLGVDHIDLYYQHRVDAETPIEDTVGAMAELVKEGKVKYLGLSEASAATIRRAHKVHPITALQTEYSLWSREVEDEILPTLRELGIGFVPYSPLGRGFLTGTLKKDTTDAKDVRFGRYPRLSGENLDKNQIIVNRLTEIAERKGITPGQLALAWVFAKGNDIAPIPGTKRRKYLEENVAALDVKLTSEEVAEVEAAAPPEAIAGDRYNEGGMKTIEK